A window from Mesorhizobium sp. WSM2240 encodes these proteins:
- a CDS encoding universal stress protein, protein MQKLIALVDGSVYSRSVCDHAAWIAKRTGSPIEILHVLGRRETASAPTDLSGSIALGARSTLLAELSALDEQRAKLAQKRGRAILEDAKAAIEASGVTDVATKLRLGDIVETIAEIEADADMVVIGKRGEGADFAKLHLGSNLERIARSSRRPVFVASRAFRPIKNFLIAFDGGASSMKAVDYVARSRLFEGLSCRLLMVGQNTPESQKRLQDADSILQAGGYSAKADIVPGQSDAVIARTVETEGIDLLVMGAYGHSRIRSLVIGSTTTEMIRSCKVPVMLFR, encoded by the coding sequence ATGCAGAAACTGATCGCGCTGGTGGACGGGTCCGTCTATTCGCGGAGCGTTTGCGATCACGCGGCCTGGATCGCAAAACGCACGGGGTCGCCCATAGAGATTCTCCATGTCCTCGGCCGTCGCGAAACCGCGAGCGCGCCGACGGATTTGAGCGGGAGCATAGCGCTCGGCGCCCGCAGCACGCTTCTTGCCGAATTGAGCGCGCTCGACGAGCAGCGGGCAAAGCTTGCCCAGAAGCGCGGCCGCGCAATTCTTGAGGACGCCAAGGCGGCTATCGAGGCTTCCGGCGTCACCGACGTTGCCACCAAGCTGCGGCTCGGCGATATCGTCGAAACGATCGCCGAGATCGAAGCCGATGCCGATATGGTGGTGATAGGCAAGCGTGGCGAAGGCGCCGATTTCGCGAAACTGCATCTGGGCTCGAATCTCGAACGCATCGCCCGTTCGAGCCGCAGGCCGGTCTTTGTCGCGTCGCGTGCGTTCAGGCCCATCAAGAACTTTCTGATCGCCTTCGACGGCGGCGCGAGCAGCATGAAGGCGGTTGACTACGTCGCCAGAAGCCGGCTGTTCGAAGGCCTTTCCTGTCGGCTTCTGATGGTCGGGCAAAATACGCCAGAATCTCAAAAACGGCTTCAGGACGCCGATTCGATTCTTCAGGCCGGCGGATATTCCGCCAAAGCCGATATAGTTCCAGGGCAATCGGACGCCGTCATTGCCCGGACGGTCGAGACCGAAGGCATCGATCTCCTGGTCATGGGGGCATACGGGCATTCGCGCATCCGCAGCCTTGTCATCGGCTCTACGACGACCGAGATGATACGATCATGTAAGGTGCCGGTGATGCTTTTCCGTTAA
- a CDS encoding SulP family inorganic anion transporter, translating to MHSLTVYRDQWFGNIRSDILAGLVVALALIPEAIAFSIIAGVDPKVGLYASFSIAVIVAITGGRPGMISAATAATAVLMVTLVKEHGLQYLLAATVLAGIIQIAAGLLRLGYVMRFVSRSVMTGFLNALAILIFMAQLPELIGVPWLTYVMVAAGLGIIYLFPLLTKSVPSPLVCILVLTAVAMYFGFDLRTVGDMGELPSTLPVFLIPQIPPNLETVTIILPYSAAVAAVGLLESLMTASIVDDLTDTPSDKNQECIGQGIANTATGFIGGMAGCAMIGQSIINVKSGGRGRLSTFCAGMFLLFMIVVLGDWVKQIPMAALVAIMIMVSIGTFSWSSVRNLKHHPRSSSVVMLATVVCVVFTHNLAIGVLVGVLLSGIFFAWKIAQIFRVTSTLSQDGTARTYVIEGQVFFASADDFTAAFDFKEALEKVTIDVSRAHIWDISSVAALDMIVLKFRREGAAVDIVGLNEASETIVDRLAIHDKPGALERLMGH from the coding sequence ATGCATTCACTTACCGTGTACCGCGATCAGTGGTTCGGCAACATTCGCAGCGACATCCTCGCAGGTCTGGTCGTCGCCCTGGCGCTCATCCCTGAAGCAATCGCCTTTTCCATCATTGCGGGGGTTGACCCCAAGGTCGGCCTTTACGCTTCCTTCTCTATCGCGGTGATCGTCGCCATCACCGGCGGCCGTCCCGGGATGATTTCGGCGGCCACGGCGGCAACCGCGGTGCTGATGGTGACCCTGGTGAAGGAGCATGGGCTTCAATATCTCTTGGCCGCCACCGTGCTTGCCGGCATCATTCAGATCGCAGCCGGGCTGCTGCGTCTCGGCTACGTCATGCGCTTTGTGTCGCGCTCAGTGATGACGGGTTTCCTCAATGCGCTCGCGATCCTCATCTTCATGGCGCAGTTGCCGGAACTCATCGGCGTGCCGTGGCTGACCTATGTGATGGTGGCGGCCGGCCTCGGCATCATCTACCTGTTTCCACTCCTCACCAAATCGGTTCCCTCTCCGTTGGTCTGCATCCTCGTGCTGACCGCAGTCGCCATGTATTTCGGCTTCGACCTGAGGACCGTGGGCGACATGGGCGAACTGCCTTCGACGCTGCCTGTCTTCCTTATCCCGCAGATTCCGCCGAACCTTGAAACCGTGACGATCATCCTGCCTTATTCGGCGGCGGTGGCGGCGGTCGGATTGCTGGAATCGCTGATGACCGCCTCGATCGTCGACGATCTTACCGATACGCCGAGCGACAAGAACCAGGAATGCATCGGTCAAGGCATCGCCAACACCGCGACCGGATTCATCGGCGGCATGGCCGGTTGCGCCATGATCGGCCAGTCGATCATCAACGTGAAATCGGGTGGGCGCGGACGGCTTTCGACTTTCTGCGCGGGTATGTTCCTGCTGTTCATGATCGTCGTTCTCGGCGACTGGGTGAAGCAGATACCGATGGCGGCGCTCGTCGCCATCATGATCATGGTCTCGATCGGGACATTCTCCTGGTCGTCAGTAAGGAACCTCAAGCACCACCCGCGCAGTTCGTCCGTCGTCATGCTGGCAACGGTCGTGTGCGTCGTCTTCACCCACAATCTGGCGATCGGCGTTCTCGTCGGCGTTCTTCTGTCCGGCATTTTCTTTGCCTGGAAGATCGCGCAGATCTTCCGGGTCACTTCGACGCTGTCGCAGGATGGAACGGCGCGAACCTACGTCATCGAAGGCCAGGTCTTCTTTGCGTCCGCCGACGATTTCACCGCCGCCTTCGATTTCAAGGAAGCGCTTGAAAAGGTCACCATCGATGTCAGCCGGGCGCATATCTGGGACATCTCCAGCGTCGCCGCGCTCGACATGATCGTGCTGAAATTCCGCAGGGAGGGGGCGGCGGTCGATATTGTAGGACTGAACGAGGCGAGCGAGACGATCGTGGACAGGCTCGCCATCCACGACAAGCCAGGGGCGCTCGAACGTCTCATGGGACATTGA
- a CDS encoding Gfo/Idh/MocA family oxidoreductase encodes MNEGARKRRVALVGTGHRGAGTWGRELLANCGQWVEFVGLSDRNSLRLERARAAIGTAAPVFTDPHAMLSATKPDMLIVCSRDDTHAEMIVAALEAGVDVLTEKPMTTTAEMCRAILEAERRTGRRVDVGFNYRFSPTARAIKEVLLSGAIGEVVSVDFHWYLDVQHGADYFRRWHAFLAHSGSLFVHKATHHFDLLNWYLASDPQEVFARGALRYYGRAGPFRGPRCKICPHASICDLHIDIGRDPWLDMLYEDPSREDGYFRDACVFREEIDIFDTMSAAILYESGVQVSYSLNTFMPIEGHHLAFNGTKGRVEVRQYERQAWETPDEDEIFVMRNFGQAERIRIPHQAGGHFGGDLALQKMLFEPGAADPLGQRAGGRAGAISVLTGIAAVESARTGRPVPVKPLLEGGGQA; translated from the coding sequence ATGAATGAAGGCGCGCGGAAGCGGCGCGTCGCCTTGGTCGGCACCGGCCATCGCGGCGCTGGCACGTGGGGCAGGGAACTGCTCGCCAATTGCGGCCAATGGGTCGAGTTTGTCGGTCTTTCGGACCGGAACTCCCTGCGGCTGGAGCGCGCCCGTGCGGCGATCGGCACGGCAGCGCCGGTTTTCACCGATCCTCACGCCATGCTTTCGGCGACCAAACCGGACATGCTGATCGTCTGCAGCCGCGACGACACCCATGCCGAGATGATTGTAGCGGCGCTCGAAGCAGGCGTGGACGTGCTGACCGAAAAGCCCATGACCACGACGGCGGAGATGTGCCGGGCCATTCTGGAGGCCGAGAGGCGCACGGGTCGACGCGTCGATGTGGGCTTCAACTATCGCTTCTCGCCAACCGCGAGGGCCATCAAGGAAGTCCTGCTGTCCGGCGCAATCGGCGAAGTCGTATCGGTCGATTTCCATTGGTATCTCGATGTCCAGCACGGCGCCGATTATTTCCGCCGCTGGCACGCCTTTCTCGCCCACTCCGGCAGCCTCTTCGTCCACAAGGCCACCCACCATTTCGACCTCCTGAACTGGTATCTGGCGTCCGACCCGCAGGAGGTCTTCGCCCGCGGTGCGCTTCGCTATTACGGGCGCGCCGGCCCGTTCCGCGGCCCCCGCTGCAAGATTTGCCCGCACGCCTCCATCTGCGACTTGCATATCGACATCGGCCGCGACCCCTGGCTCGACATGCTCTACGAAGACCCGTCGCGCGAGGACGGCTATTTCCGCGACGCCTGCGTTTTCCGCGAGGAGATCGACATCTTCGACACGATGAGTGCGGCTATCCTCTATGAAAGCGGCGTCCAGGTTTCGTACTCGCTCAACACTTTCATGCCGATCGAAGGCCATCATCTCGCCTTCAACGGCACGAAAGGCCGCGTCGAGGTCCGCCAGTATGAGCGCCAGGCATGGGAGACGCCCGACGAGGATGAGATTTTCGTGATGCGCAATTTCGGCCAAGCGGAGCGCATCCGCATTCCCCACCAGGCCGGTGGGCATTTCGGCGGGGACCTCGCGCTGCAAAAGATGCTGTTCGAACCGGGAGCGGCCGATCCGCTCGGGCAGCGGGCGGGCGGGCGGGCCGGCGCTATCTCGGTCCTCACCGGCATCGCCGCCGTCGAGAGCGCCCGCACCGGTCGCCCCGTGCCGGTGAAGCCGCTGCTGGAAGGCGGGGGCCAAGCCTGA
- a CDS encoding ABC transporter substrate-binding protein yields the protein MNNRISRRDFGRLTAAGASLAVLGGTMTPAQAETRLRLIWWGNPDRDRRTNEVVDLYQKKNADVTIAPENYQWGDYWQKLATQAAGGSLPDVIQMDYRFIFEYARRGQLAELDPFIGNGLDLADFDKNQLESGKVDGKLYGISMGANSMAIVYNKTKLDELGVTLPDPITWTYDDLLAIGKDVKDKLPKDLYFIANRGMEEPWFETWVRQRGKALYTDDGQLGFDLEDLTEFWALWYQMQQDGLTPPPDVQALDVESIETQMIATGHSVVDFCHSNQLVAVQKLMKDKAALTMLPNQKGGQPGQYMKPSMLLSMAASSAAQDQAAKLVNFFITDPEANDILQIERGVSGDASIRERLVSNLGETETAIIDYLNVVAKSVGPLPPPPPKNAGEVDRAMRPGWEAVAFGQLSVEEGAKRFYEKAKDTLARS from the coding sequence ATGAACAACCGCATTTCTCGGCGGGACTTCGGCCGCCTCACGGCCGCCGGCGCATCGCTTGCAGTTCTCGGTGGAACGATGACTCCGGCGCAGGCCGAAACCCGGCTTCGCCTCATCTGGTGGGGCAATCCGGACCGCGACCGCCGCACCAACGAAGTCGTCGACCTCTACCAAAAGAAGAATGCCGACGTGACCATCGCTCCCGAAAATTATCAGTGGGGCGATTATTGGCAAAAGCTCGCCACACAGGCGGCGGGAGGCAGCCTGCCCGACGTCATCCAGATGGATTACCGGTTCATCTTCGAATATGCGCGGCGCGGCCAGCTCGCCGAACTCGATCCATTCATCGGCAATGGTCTGGATCTCGCCGATTTCGACAAGAACCAGCTCGAGTCCGGCAAGGTCGACGGCAAGCTCTACGGCATCTCAATGGGCGCCAATTCCATGGCGATCGTCTACAACAAGACCAAGCTCGACGAACTCGGCGTCACCCTGCCCGACCCGATCACGTGGACCTATGACGACCTGCTGGCGATAGGCAAGGACGTCAAGGACAAGCTTCCCAAGGATCTCTATTTCATCGCCAATCGCGGCATGGAGGAGCCTTGGTTCGAGACCTGGGTGCGCCAGCGTGGCAAGGCGCTCTACACCGATGACGGCCAGCTCGGCTTCGATCTGGAAGACCTGACGGAGTTCTGGGCGCTCTGGTACCAGATGCAGCAGGACGGGCTGACGCCGCCGCCGGACGTGCAGGCGCTCGACGTCGAATCGATCGAGACACAGATGATCGCCACCGGACATTCGGTCGTAGACTTCTGCCATTCGAACCAGTTGGTCGCCGTGCAGAAGCTGATGAAGGACAAGGCCGCCCTTACCATGCTTCCGAACCAGAAGGGCGGGCAGCCGGGGCAATACATGAAGCCGTCGATGCTGCTCTCCATGGCCGCGTCGTCGGCCGCCCAGGACCAGGCGGCGAAGCTCGTCAATTTCTTCATCACCGATCCCGAGGCCAACGACATCCTGCAGATCGAGCGCGGCGTTTCCGGCGACGCCAGCATACGCGAGCGCCTGGTCTCCAATCTTGGTGAGACGGAAACCGCGATCATCGACTATCTGAACGTGGTCGCCAAATCGGTAGGACCGCTGCCGCCGCCGCCGCCCAAGAATGCCGGCGAGGTCGACCGGGCCATGCGACCGGGTTGGGAAGCTGTAGCTTTCGGTCAGCTCAGCGTTGAGGAAGGCGCCAAGCGGTTCTACGAAAAAGCCAAGGACACGCTGGCGCGAAGCTGA
- a CDS encoding sugar ABC transporter permease, whose amino-acid sequence MRDRIVRSFQRNAAGYLFLTPWLIGFFGLTLGPTIASLYLSFTDYDLLTAPRWAGLKNYSYALFSDSRLRTALSVTFTYVVWSVPLKLAAALALAMALDRSVRGVSFYRAVFYLPSLLGASVAVAVLWRQIFGQAGLVNQLLALTGFIGPSWVTHPNYALSTLVMLAIWQFGSPMIIFLAGLRQIPQDLYEAASMDGAGPMRQFFRITLPLLAPVIFFNLVLQTIEAFKAFTQAFIVSGGTGGPIDSTLFYTLYLYEEAFANFRMGYASALAWILLVIIGIFTALAFLSSRYWVYYEDEGR is encoded by the coding sequence TTGCGCGATCGCATCGTCCGCTCGTTCCAGCGCAACGCCGCCGGATACCTGTTCCTGACGCCTTGGCTGATCGGCTTCTTCGGCCTGACGCTCGGTCCGACAATCGCGTCGCTCTATCTCTCCTTCACCGACTACGATCTCCTGACCGCGCCGCGCTGGGCCGGGCTGAAGAACTATTCCTATGCCCTCTTCAGCGACTCCCGTCTGCGGACGGCTCTATCCGTCACCTTCACCTACGTCGTGTGGTCGGTGCCGCTGAAGCTTGCCGCAGCCCTTGCGCTCGCTATGGCGCTCGACCGAAGCGTAAGGGGCGTTTCCTTCTACCGCGCCGTTTTTTACCTGCCCTCTCTGCTCGGCGCGTCGGTTGCGGTGGCCGTTCTGTGGCGGCAGATTTTCGGGCAGGCGGGCCTGGTCAACCAGCTTCTGGCGCTGACCGGATTCATCGGCCCGTCCTGGGTGACGCATCCGAATTACGCGCTGTCGACACTTGTGATGCTCGCCATCTGGCAGTTCGGTTCGCCGATGATCATTTTTCTCGCCGGCCTGCGGCAGATTCCGCAGGACCTTTATGAAGCTGCTTCCATGGACGGCGCCGGTCCGATGCGGCAGTTCTTCCGCATAACGCTGCCGCTGCTCGCGCCAGTCATTTTCTTCAATCTCGTGCTGCAAACGATCGAGGCATTCAAGGCCTTCACGCAGGCCTTCATCGTTTCGGGCGGCACCGGCGGGCCGATCGATTCGACGCTCTTCTACACGCTGTATCTCTACGAGGAAGCCTTCGCCAATTTCCGCATGGGCTATGCCTCGGCGCTCGCCTGGATACTGCTGGTCATCATCGGCATCTTCACCGCGCTGGCGTTCCTCAGCTCGCGCTACTGGGTCTATTACGAGGACGAGGGCCGCTAG
- a CDS encoding carbohydrate ABC transporter permease: MATGSKAPALRRSLLRHGILLIAAFGMLYPLLWMIASSFKPEELIFSEPGLIPGEWDWDNYAEGWNALRVSFTEFYKNSFIIASLAVVGNLFACSLTAFAFARLNFRLKWLWFALMLGTLMLPYHVTLVPQYILFLRLGWVDTFLPLVVPRFLAVDAFFIFLMVQFFRGIPREIDEAAIMDGCGPWRIYWRIMLPLSTPVLATAAIFSFIWTYDDFLAPLIYLNDMRDYTVPLALRAFVDATGESRFGQLFAMSTLSLVPVFFVFLAFQRLIIRGVALGALKR, from the coding sequence ATGGCGACGGGATCGAAAGCCCCCGCATTGCGCAGGTCGCTCCTGCGGCACGGCATATTGCTTATCGCAGCCTTCGGCATGCTGTATCCGCTGCTGTGGATGATCGCCAGTTCGTTCAAGCCGGAGGAGCTGATCTTCAGCGAGCCTGGGCTGATCCCCGGCGAATGGGACTGGGACAACTACGCCGAGGGCTGGAACGCACTCAGGGTCAGCTTCACGGAGTTCTACAAGAACTCCTTCATCATCGCGTCGCTGGCGGTGGTCGGCAACCTGTTCGCCTGCTCGTTGACCGCCTTCGCCTTCGCGCGGCTGAACTTCCGCCTGAAGTGGCTATGGTTTGCGCTGATGCTCGGCACGCTGATGCTGCCCTATCACGTCACCCTGGTGCCTCAATACATCCTGTTCCTGAGGCTCGGCTGGGTCGACACCTTCCTGCCGCTGGTGGTTCCGCGCTTCCTCGCCGTCGACGCCTTCTTCATCTTCCTGATGGTGCAGTTCTTCCGCGGCATTCCGCGCGAGATCGACGAGGCGGCAATCATGGATGGCTGCGGGCCATGGCGCATCTACTGGCGCATCATGCTGCCGCTTTCGACGCCGGTGCTTGCCACGGCGGCCATCTTCTCCTTCATCTGGACCTATGACGACTTCCTCGCGCCGCTGATCTATCTGAACGATATGCGCGACTATACGGTGCCGCTGGCGCTGCGCGCCTTCGTCGACGCCACCGGCGAATCCCGCTTCGGCCAGCTCTTCGCGATGTCGACTCTGTCGCTGGTGCCGGTCTTCTTCGTCTTTCTTGCCTTCCAGCGCCTCATCATCAGGGGCGTCGCGTTGGGCGCGCTGAAACGCTGA
- a CDS encoding Gfo/Idh/MocA family oxidoreductase — protein sequence MGSPGFAFAAIGLNHGHIYGQTEVMIEAGCRLKAFFAPEDDLAAAYAAKFPDARRVADERAILDDPEILLVIGAGILADRAPMAVRAMRHGKDVMLDKPGATTLEQLAELRRTQAETGRILSILYSEHYTQPATVAAGEMVRAGAIGRVLQTIGLGPHRIGNYQRPDWFWKRERTGGILTDIGSHQVEQFLFFTGSDRAEIVASQVANFDHPDTPEFEDFGDIVLRSDHAAGYIRVDWFTAGGLPTWGDGRLFILGTEGTIELRKYIDIAGRPGGDHLFLVDHTGTRHIDCSRTKITYGEQLRDDVLNRTETAMPQEHCFLATELALTAQAKAARIGGSRPPEKTA from the coding sequence ATGGGATCGCCTGGATTTGCATTCGCCGCAATCGGCCTGAATCATGGCCACATCTACGGCCAGACGGAGGTCATGATTGAAGCCGGCTGCCGGTTGAAGGCCTTTTTCGCGCCGGAGGACGATCTGGCCGCCGCTTATGCTGCGAAGTTCCCGGACGCCAGGCGCGTAGCCGACGAGCGCGCAATCCTCGACGACCCTGAAATCCTCCTGGTGATCGGGGCCGGGATCCTTGCGGACCGGGCGCCGATGGCGGTCAGGGCCATGCGCCACGGCAAGGACGTGATGCTGGACAAGCCGGGCGCGACGACGCTGGAGCAACTCGCCGAACTGCGCCGGACGCAAGCCGAGACCGGCCGAATCCTGTCCATTCTCTATTCCGAGCACTACACCCAGCCGGCTACGGTCGCTGCCGGCGAAATGGTCAGGGCCGGTGCTATCGGTCGCGTGCTGCAGACGATCGGTCTCGGTCCCCACCGCATCGGCAACTACCAGCGTCCCGACTGGTTCTGGAAACGCGAGCGCACAGGCGGCATTCTCACCGATATCGGCTCGCACCAGGTCGAGCAGTTCCTGTTCTTCACCGGCAGCGACCGGGCCGAAATCGTCGCCAGCCAGGTCGCCAATTTCGATCACCCTGACACACCCGAATTCGAGGATTTCGGCGACATAGTGCTGCGCTCCGACCACGCCGCCGGCTATATCCGCGTCGACTGGTTCACCGCCGGCGGCCTGCCCACCTGGGGCGACGGGCGGCTGTTCATTCTCGGCACCGAAGGGACGATTGAGCTCCGCAAATATATCGACATCGCCGGCAGGCCAGGCGGCGATCATCTGTTCCTCGTCGATCACACGGGCACGCGCCACATTGACTGCTCTCGGACAAAGATCACCTATGGCGAGCAGCTGCGTGACGATGTGCTGAACCGGACCGAGACGGCGATGCCGCAAGAACATTGCTTTCTCGCCACGGAACTCGCTCTGACGGCGCAGGCCAAAGCCGCCCGCATCGGCGGCAGCAGGCCTCCGGAGAAAACGGCATGA
- a CDS encoding Gfo/Idh/MocA family oxidoreductase, with the protein MSRRLKVGVVGCGVGVGHIKGYQELPDLYSVEALCDIDAGRAATIAGEHGVRVSVGNFDAFLEHDLDIVDICTPSALHFEQARKALLAGRHVVVEKPFASSLAEADALAEIEGQSGRRVCPVFQYRFSDGIAQLLHLRERGFVGKAYAATVETHWRRLPAYYDNPWRGRWATELGGCLVTHAIHNHDILTHVLGPARSVFARTSTRVNPIETEDCAAAVLEMADGSLATLSVTLGAEEDMSRLRFCFDGLTAESNRSPYNPGTAPWRFIAADPERQRAIDAAVAEVEPQPERYAGQFLRLHRALTEGGALPVSIADARPSLELITAAYHSARTGEAVRLPIGRDHPLYAGWLPRPDREVA; encoded by the coding sequence ATGAGCAGGCGTCTGAAGGTCGGCGTGGTCGGCTGCGGCGTCGGCGTCGGCCACATCAAGGGCTACCAGGAACTGCCAGACCTCTATTCGGTCGAGGCGCTCTGCGACATCGATGCGGGACGGGCGGCGACGATTGCCGGCGAGCATGGAGTGCGAGTGTCCGTTGGGAATTTCGATGCGTTCCTTGAACACGACCTGGACATCGTCGACATCTGCACTCCGTCGGCGCTGCACTTCGAGCAAGCCCGCAAGGCGCTGCTGGCCGGCCGTCACGTGGTGGTGGAGAAACCCTTCGCCAGTTCGCTCGCCGAAGCTGATGCGCTGGCCGAGATCGAGGGACAGAGCGGCAGAAGGGTCTGCCCGGTGTTCCAGTACCGCTTCTCCGACGGCATTGCGCAATTGCTCCACCTGCGCGAGCGGGGCTTCGTCGGCAAGGCCTATGCCGCGACCGTGGAGACGCACTGGCGACGCCTGCCGGCCTATTACGACAATCCATGGCGCGGCCGCTGGGCGACCGAGCTAGGCGGCTGCCTGGTCACGCACGCTATCCATAACCACGATATTCTGACGCATGTGCTTGGTCCGGCTCGTAGCGTCTTCGCCCGCACCTCGACGCGGGTGAATCCGATCGAGACAGAGGATTGCGCGGCTGCCGTGCTTGAGATGGCGGATGGCTCGCTTGCCACTTTGTCAGTCACGCTCGGCGCGGAGGAGGACATGTCGCGGCTGCGCTTTTGCTTCGATGGCCTGACGGCAGAGAGCAATCGCAGCCCGTACAATCCCGGCACTGCGCCGTGGCGCTTCATCGCTGCCGATCCAGAACGCCAGCGAGCCATCGATGCGGCGGTCGCGGAGGTCGAGCCTCAGCCCGAGCGCTATGCCGGCCAGTTCCTGCGGCTGCACCGCGCGCTCACCGAAGGTGGTGCACTGCCAGTCTCAATCGCGGATGCGCGGCCTTCGCTGGAACTCATTACCGCCGCCTATCACTCGGCGCGCACGGGCGAGGCGGTACGCCTGCCGATCGGACGGGATCATCCGCTTTATGCCGGCTGGCTCCCCCGGCCGGACAGGGAGGTGGCGTAA
- the ugpC gene encoding sn-glycerol-3-phosphate ABC transporter ATP-binding protein UgpC has product MASLELRNVVKRFGSVEVIHGVDLTIEDGEFVVFVGPSGCGKSTLLRMIAGLEGISAGEVYIDGQLVNDIAAAKRGLAMVFQSYALYPHMTVRKNLSFGLETMGASREETKKRVAEAAEILQIDALLDRRPGQLSGGQRQRVAIGRAIVREPRIFLFDEPLSNLDAELRVQMRVEINKLHRRLGTTMIFVTHDQVEAMTLADRIVVLRAGVIEQVGTPLDLYNHPANLFVAGFIGSPRMNFLAAEMIAGEGGETRIRGRSGLDLTFPAAGARRPDREKVTFGVRPEHLRIIDPAGAMLTGEVQIAEHLGGETFLYIALLSGETIVVEIKGQAAVRSGERVGIELDEAACHVFGGDGLVISRDAGEIPGGAPRIEQAPAEAARI; this is encoded by the coding sequence ATGGCAAGCCTGGAACTGCGCAACGTCGTCAAGCGGTTCGGCTCGGTGGAAGTCATCCACGGGGTCGACCTGACGATTGAGGATGGCGAGTTCGTGGTCTTTGTCGGCCCATCCGGCTGCGGGAAATCGACACTGCTCAGGATGATCGCGGGGCTGGAGGGGATATCCGCGGGCGAAGTCTACATCGATGGCCAACTGGTCAACGACATTGCCGCCGCCAAACGCGGCCTCGCCATGGTCTTCCAGTCCTACGCGCTCTATCCGCATATGACGGTGCGCAAGAACCTCTCCTTCGGCCTCGAGACCATGGGCGCCTCGCGCGAGGAGACGAAAAAGCGGGTGGCCGAGGCCGCCGAAATTCTCCAGATCGACGCGCTTCTCGACCGCAGGCCGGGACAGCTCTCCGGCGGGCAGCGCCAACGCGTCGCCATCGGCCGCGCCATCGTCCGTGAGCCGCGGATTTTCCTATTCGACGAGCCGCTCTCGAATCTCGACGCCGAACTTCGGGTGCAGATGCGGGTGGAGATCAATAAGCTGCACCGCAGGCTCGGGACGACGATGATCTTCGTCACCCACGACCAGGTCGAGGCGATGACGCTAGCCGACCGCATCGTCGTGCTGCGCGCCGGCGTGATCGAGCAGGTCGGCACGCCGCTCGACCTCTATAACCACCCCGCCAATCTGTTCGTGGCCGGCTTCATCGGATCGCCGCGCATGAATTTCCTTGCCGCGGAGATGATTGCCGGCGAGGGCGGCGAGACACGCATCCGGGGGCGGTCCGGCCTCGATCTGACCTTCCCGGCAGCGGGTGCTCGCCGGCCGGATCGAGAAAAGGTCACCTTCGGTGTCCGGCCGGAGCATCTCAGGATCATCGATCCGGCTGGCGCCATGCTCACCGGCGAGGTGCAGATCGCGGAGCATCTCGGCGGCGAGACCTTTCTCTACATCGCGCTGCTCTCGGGAGAAACAATTGTCGTCGAGATCAAGGGCCAGGCCGCCGTCCGGTCCGGCGAGCGGGTGGGTATAGAATTGGATGAGGCCGCCTGCCACGTCTTCGGCGGCGACGGGCTCGTGATCAGCCGCGACGCCGGTGAGATCCCTGGCGGGGCTCCCCGCATCGAACAGGCGCCGGCCGAGGCCGCGCGGATATGA
- a CDS encoding TetR/AcrR family transcriptional regulator, translating into MPAADEKLAKNRRGSSTAGATRDPERTRAAILDAAVREFATEGFGGARVDAIAARAKINKRMLYHYFGNKEDLYLAVLEETYRGIRVAERKLHLEDLPPDEGMRRLVTFTWEYFLKNPEFLSLLNTENMMRARHLKRSKRIQDLHSPLIGLIDRLLARGAREGLFRSGVDPVQLYVTIASLGFFYLSNRWTLSTIFGRDLNADAALKERGAHIVDVVLGYLKP; encoded by the coding sequence ATACCAGCCGCTGATGAAAAGCTGGCAAAGAACAGACGCGGTTCAAGCACTGCAGGTGCTACGCGCGATCCGGAGCGCACTCGCGCAGCGATCCTCGATGCAGCCGTCCGCGAATTTGCGACCGAAGGTTTTGGCGGCGCCCGTGTCGATGCAATCGCGGCGCGGGCGAAGATCAACAAACGGATGCTCTATCACTATTTCGGCAACAAGGAGGACCTCTACCTCGCCGTACTGGAGGAGACCTACCGGGGCATCCGCGTTGCTGAACGCAAGCTGCACCTGGAGGATTTGCCGCCGGACGAAGGCATGCGGCGGCTGGTGACCTTCACTTGGGAGTATTTCCTGAAGAATCCGGAGTTCCTGTCGCTGCTCAATACCGAAAACATGATGCGGGCACGCCACCTGAAACGTTCGAAGCGCATCCAGGATCTTCATTCGCCGCTGATCGGGCTGATTGACAGACTGCTGGCGCGCGGAGCGCGCGAAGGGCTGTTCCGCTCCGGCGTCGATCCGGTCCAGCTTTACGTCACGATCGCCTCGCTCGGTTTCTTCTACCTGTCGAACCGCTGGACGTTGTCGACCATCTTCGGCCGCGATCTTAACGCGGATGCCGCCCTAAAGGAGCGCGGCGCTCATATCGTCGACGTCGTGCTCGGTTACCTGAAACCCTGA